The following is a genomic window from Rhodoferax sp. PAMC 29310.
GCCACGATTTTGCTGTCCTCATCTGAATCGCAGGCGCCCATGAGTTATGGAATCTACCTTTATATGCAGAGCATTTCCGGCCGTGGCCCAGGAGCGGCTCTGGGGGTGCTGGCCATTGTGGTTGTTGCGCTAGGCACCTACCTGTCGCATTTGGTGGTCGAGCGCGCGAGCAATCGCAACGCCACCCGCGTGGTCGATGAAGAATTGCCGCCATTGCCTGTGGCGCCATCGACAAACCCCCTTCTTGCTGTCAAGATCTGACCGAGTATCGTTATGAAAAAAGTACCTGTTCAATGCCGCAACATCCGCCTGTCCTATGGCAGCACGGAGGTTCTGAAAAACGTTAATCTGGATATTGAGCCTGGCGAGTTTTTCGCGCTGTTGGGGCCCTCGGGCTCCGGAAAATCCACCTTGCTTCGGCTGATCGCCGGCTTTAACCGCCACCAGCATGGGGAATTGTTGATAGATGGCAAGGACGTTAGCCGCAAGGCGCCTTGGGAGCGCAACGTCGGCATGGTCTTTCAGAGTTACGCCCTTTGGCCGCACCTCACAGTATGGGACAACGTGGCCTTTGGTTTGGTGGAGCGTCGGGTTGACAAAGCCACCATCAAGGCGAAAGTGGGGGCGGCTCTGGAGCAAGTGAGCTTGTCTGAATACGCACAGCGCCGACCGAGTCAGCTCTCGGGCGGGCAGCAACAGCGGGTGGCCCTGGCGCGCACGATCGTGATCGAGCCACAGGTGCTGCTGCTCGATGAGCCACTGTCGAACCTGGACAAGACACTTAGGGTTCAGATGCGCCAGGAATTGTTGGCGATGCAGCGCCGACTGGGCTTGACCACACTGTTTGTCACGCACGACCAGGAAGAGGCCATGACCACAGCGGACCGCATGGCCGTCCTGGACAAAGGCATCGTGCAGCAAGTGGGCAGCCCGGTTACCTTGTACGACTATCCCGCCAACCCGTTCGTGGCCAATTTTGTAGGCACCATGAATTTGATGACGGGCAAGGTTCGCTCGCGCAGTGCCGACATGCTCACGCTCGATGTGCCAGACGTCGGTGAGATTCGTCTTCCCATTGCGGGCGACGCACCCCAGTCAGAGTCGATTCAGGTCAGTTTTCGCCCTCATGCATTGCGACTGGAAGTGGCTGATGCAGCGCGCGATGCACGCTTTGTCTGGATGCCTGGCACGGTAGAAGCCAGTGAATTTCTGGGTGAGTCGACACGTTACCGGGTGCGGGTGGGTAAGCAAAACCTGACTGCAGACCACCCACACCAAATGGGGTTGACGCGGTTCCCGGTCGGTGGCGCGGTCAGTCTGGGTATTGAGCCGTCGCAGGTTCGATTGTTCGGCGCCTGACGGCGTCCTGTTCGCCGATGGAGTTGCACCAGATTCGCGCTTTTGTCACGGTTGCCCGTGTGGGCAATGTGACCAAGGCGGCGGACGTGTTGTGCGTGACGCAGCCGGCAGTAACCGCTCAAATTAAGGGTCTGGAATCGAGCCTGGGTGTTGCACTGTTTGACCGCAGCGGTGGGCATATCACACTCACCCGTGCCGGTGAGAAGCTTCTGGCGCTGGCTGCTACGCTGTTGGCCGCGGCTGCGGAGTTAAAGGGCATGGCACGCGGCATGCAAGGTGAGTTGACTGGGCGCATTGAAATCGGCTTGCCTGGCGAAACCAGTGATTTTTTGCGCACTGGTGCGCTGTCGGTTGCCGTGCAGCGAGACTTGCCGCTGGTTGAGCTGCAAACGCGCACCAAACCCGTCGGCCAGTTGCTTGATTTGGTGCGTGGTGGAGGGCTGACCGGCGCCTTCATCATCAGTGCCAATCCGCCGCGCGATTTGCAGTGGACCGCTCTGCGTTCAATAGGCTATCGTGTCGCAATTCCCTCCCGGCTGGCCTCTGAAATGCAGCGTGGCGGCTGGCGGGTTCTGGCCAGTTTGCCTTGGGTGTCGGGTGTTGTTGAGTCACATATTCACCAATTGTTGCGAAATCATTTTGAGCAGCAAGGACTGGAGCCCAACGTGGTGATGCGCAGCGAAGACACCAGCACGCTTGAATCCTTTGTGCGTGCCGGAACCGCCTGCGCGCTGCTGCGCGAGGAAGTAGCGATTCCGGGAGTGGAGCGCAACGAGTGGTTCGTCTGGGGCCATGCACGCGTTGAGGCGCAACTCTACTTCTGCAGTTCATCAGACCTTGCCAGTGACCCTTTGGTCGTGGCGTTGAGCTCGGCGGTTCACGCCTTGTGGCGTTAGTTATCGGTGGCCCGTTAGAAAAATAGTGGGTTGAAAAGGACGAGATGTCGCCTTTCGTCGACCCAAAATGGGAGCGCCAGAATCCAAGACATGAACTGATCCGTTCATGTGGCGCAATCCTGAAGACCGATAGCTCGACTCGTGTTCTTTCGCCACTTCAACCCCGTCGCGGCTCACCACCTTGCCTTTCCTTCCCTTCCCTTCCCTTCCCTGTTGGCCTTGCCCCGTTGCATGAGTTGCGGCGGCACAAAGCCAGCGACGGCGACCTTGACTGGGGGGCTGCTGCTCAACACCGCCGGCGCTGTGATAGATAACAGCAGCGCGGCGAGTCAAGGCAGCCAGTGATTCATAAAAAGTGGTCGAAGGACAGAAAACAGTTGTCGACGGTTTGACCATTGCGGTCAATAAGTCTCACTCCGGGTGCGGCGTCAATCTGGCCGATGCGGGTGATCAGGGTCTGGCTGGTTCGGGCCGCGCTCGCCACGGCGTCGCGTGCAGCGGTGGGCGCGGTGAACAGCAACTCGTAGTCGTCGCCGCCGGTCAAGGCCCAGCGACGCCACTGGGATTGATCTATTTCAAGGCTCTTTATGGCTTCAGACCCGGTAAATACGGCGCGAGCAGCTATTAATTCAGTAGCAATGTCTGCGTCCACGGTGGCGCCCACGCCGGATTGCTTCAGTACATGGCCGAGGTCGCCAAGCAGGCCGTCGCTCACGTCAATGGCGCTGGTGGCCACGCCACGCAGCGCCTGGCCCAGTGCCACGCGGGGTGTGGGGGCTTCCAGCCGCAGGCGGGCCGCGTCAAACACGGGGGCGGGTACTGACACGGTGCCGCGAAAGACCTCTAGCGCCAGGCGGGCATCGCCCAGTGTGCCGCTCACGTACAGGTCATCCCCGGCTTGGGCGCCGGAGCGCAGCAGCGCTTGCGAGCGCCCGTTCACCACGGGCACTTCGCCAAAGACGGTGATGCAAATGTTGAGGGGGCCTTGGGTGGTGTCGCCGCCAATCAGTTCGCAGCCGTGCTCGTCGGCAAGAGCCAGCAGGCCTTCAGAGAACGGGCCCAGCCAGGCTTCGTCCGCGCGGGGCAAGGCCAGCGCCAGCGTGAAGGCGAGCGGCTTCGCGCCACAGGCGGCCAGGTCACTCAGGTTCACGGCCAGGGCTTTGTGGCCCAGGTGGCGGGGGTTGACGGTGCTGAGAAAGTGACGGCCTTCGACCAGCATGTCACTGGAAATGGCCAACTGGGTGCCGGGGCGGGGTTGCAGAATGGCGCAGTCATCGCCAATGCCCACCGTGGCCTGACGCGCAGGGCGCTTGAAAAAGCGCTCGATCAGGTCAAACTCGCCCATGGATCAGTGCAGGGTGCGGGTTCCGCCACTGGCGCTGAGGGCGTCCAGCACAAACATGGGCACGTCAGTGTCAAACTTCTCGCCGTCTTCGGCAACGCAGAAAAAACTGCCGTGCATGGTGCCGGTGGGGGTGCGCAGGTGAGTGCCGCTGGTGTATTCAAACGCCTGGCCGGGCTTGAGCAGGGGTTGCTGGCCCACCACCCCCAGGCCGCGCACCCGCTCGGTGTGGCCGTTGGCGTCGTTCACGTTCCATGTGCGCGAGATCAACTGCGCGGGCACCTGCCCCGTGTTGGTGATGGTGATGGTGTAGGAGAAGACGTAAATGCCTTGCTCAGGGGCGGACTGTTCGGCCTGGTAAGCGGGGCTGACGTCAACGCGGAATTGGTACTTGGACATGCCGCAATGCTACCTGCGAAAATAACGCTTCGAAGTGCCCCTTCTGGCCTCCCCGGCTTTCCTTGTTGACACAACCCACCTATTGCCATGACCTTTCGCATTGCCCCCTCCCTTTTGTCCGCCGACTTTGCCCGTCTGGGTGAGGAGCTCAAAAACGTCATCGCCGCCGGTAGCGACTGGATTCACTTC
Proteins encoded in this region:
- the apaG gene encoding Co2+/Mg2+ efflux protein ApaG, yielding MSKYQFRVDVSPAYQAEQSAPEQGIYVFSYTITITNTGQVPAQLISRTWNVNDANGHTERVRGLGVVGQQPLLKPGQAFEYTSGTHLRTPTGTMHGSFFCVAEDGEKFDTDVPMFVLDALSASGGTRTLH
- a CDS encoding LysR family transcriptional regulator, with the translated sequence MELHQIRAFVTVARVGNVTKAADVLCVTQPAVTAQIKGLESSLGVALFDRSGGHITLTRAGEKLLALAATLLAAAAELKGMARGMQGELTGRIEIGLPGETSDFLRTGALSVAVQRDLPLVELQTRTKPVGQLLDLVRGGGLTGAFIISANPPRDLQWTALRSIGYRVAIPSRLASEMQRGGWRVLASLPWVSGVVESHIHQLLRNHFEQQGLEPNVVMRSEDTSTLESFVRAGTACALLREEVAIPGVERNEWFVWGHARVEAQLYFCSSSDLASDPLVVALSSAVHALWR
- the thiL gene encoding thiamine-phosphate kinase; protein product: MGEFDLIERFFKRPARQATVGIGDDCAILQPRPGTQLAISSDMLVEGRHFLSTVNPRHLGHKALAVNLSDLAACGAKPLAFTLALALPRADEAWLGPFSEGLLALADEHGCELIGGDTTQGPLNICITVFGEVPVVNGRSQALLRSGAQAGDDLYVSGTLGDARLALEVFRGTVSVPAPVFDAARLRLEAPTPRVALGQALRGVATSAIDVSDGLLGDLGHVLKQSGVGATVDADIATELIAARAVFTGSEAIKSLEIDQSQWRRWALTGGDDYELLFTAPTAARDAVASAARTSQTLITRIGQIDAAPGVRLIDRNGQTVDNCFLSFDHFL
- a CDS encoding ABC transporter ATP-binding protein — translated: MKKVPVQCRNIRLSYGSTEVLKNVNLDIEPGEFFALLGPSGSGKSTLLRLIAGFNRHQHGELLIDGKDVSRKAPWERNVGMVFQSYALWPHLTVWDNVAFGLVERRVDKATIKAKVGAALEQVSLSEYAQRRPSQLSGGQQQRVALARTIVIEPQVLLLDEPLSNLDKTLRVQMRQELLAMQRRLGLTTLFVTHDQEEAMTTADRMAVLDKGIVQQVGSPVTLYDYPANPFVANFVGTMNLMTGKVRSRSADMLTLDVPDVGEIRLPIAGDAPQSESIQVSFRPHALRLEVADAARDARFVWMPGTVEASEFLGESTRYRVRVGKQNLTADHPHQMGLTRFPVGGAVSLGIEPSQVRLFGA